From Desulfatibacillum aliphaticivorans DSM 15576, the proteins below share one genomic window:
- a CDS encoding acyl-CoA dehydrogenase family protein — MTTQNIKTADQMYFTKEHDLVRKSVRDFVKKEIAPNLDEWEETGETPLHALFKKMGDLGFLGIRYDPKYGGQGLDYWYELVFLEELAHIQGLGLPVAIAVQTHMATPAIYEFGSEYLKETYLVPAIAGDMVTSIAVTEPGAGSDVSALATTAKKDGDHYVINGSKTYITNGTQADYLTLLARTSDDPGYHSFSLFVVPTNLPGFQVSKKLDKLGMRSSDTAELFFDDVRIPKENLIGREGEGFIYQMQQFQHERFSAIPGGYIVAKDIIDLTLDYIKGRVVFGKPLIKRELLQHRLAQWLTEIECLKSLTYHIVQMKMAGLECTREISMGKLKAAKVLQGVAADCIQMFGGMGFMNEALITRFYRDARIISVGGGADEVMCQVIARLEGF; from the coding sequence ATGACAACGCAAAATATCAAGACGGCAGACCAGATGTATTTCACTAAAGAACATGACCTGGTTCGAAAATCGGTTCGGGATTTTGTGAAAAAGGAAATCGCCCCCAACCTGGACGAATGGGAGGAAACCGGAGAAACCCCATTGCACGCGTTGTTCAAAAAAATGGGTGACCTGGGATTCCTGGGCATCCGGTACGATCCCAAATACGGCGGTCAGGGCCTGGATTATTGGTACGAACTGGTATTTCTGGAGGAGCTGGCCCACATACAGGGCCTTGGCCTGCCCGTGGCCATTGCGGTGCAAACCCACATGGCCACGCCCGCCATCTATGAATTCGGAAGCGAATACTTGAAGGAGACCTATCTGGTTCCGGCCATAGCGGGCGACATGGTGACCTCCATCGCCGTCACGGAGCCGGGCGCCGGGTCCGACGTGAGCGCCCTGGCCACCACCGCCAAAAAGGACGGGGACCATTACGTCATCAACGGGTCCAAAACCTACATCACCAACGGAACCCAGGCGGACTATCTCACGCTGCTCGCCCGCACAAGCGACGATCCCGGATACCATTCCTTTAGCCTGTTCGTGGTTCCCACCAACCTGCCGGGCTTTCAGGTCAGCAAGAAGCTCGACAAACTGGGGATGCGAAGCAGCGACACGGCCGAGCTTTTTTTCGACGACGTGCGCATCCCCAAGGAAAACCTCATAGGCCGGGAAGGCGAGGGCTTCATCTACCAGATGCAGCAATTCCAGCACGAACGTTTTTCCGCCATCCCCGGAGGCTACATTGTGGCCAAGGATATCATCGACCTGACGCTCGACTATATCAAAGGGCGCGTTGTGTTCGGCAAGCCGTTAATCAAACGGGAGCTTTTGCAGCATCGCCTGGCCCAGTGGCTGACCGAGATCGAGTGCCTGAAATCCCTCACCTATCACATCGTCCAAATGAAAATGGCGGGCCTGGAATGCACCCGGGAGATTTCCATGGGCAAGTTGAAAGCCGCCAAGGTTTTGCAGGGAGTCGCAGCGGACTGCATCCAGATGTTCGGCGGCATGGGTTTTATGAACGAAGCTCTGATTACGCGGTTTTATCGGGACGCCCGCATTATTTCCGTCGGCGGCGGGGCTGACGAGGTCATGTGCCAGGTGATCGCCCGGCTCGAAGGCTTCTAA
- a CDS encoding TIGR03084 family metal-binding protein: MKAICEDLAAEGQALDDIVANISDEEWDIVTPFDGWTVKAEIAHIAFFDYIARLSASDKESFDMEMTKMIENFDRLFEVTLEPGMNRSNQELLSWWRAERKAMIDAYLACDPKQRLPWHIPMSARSSATARLMETWAHGQDVVDALGVKREATDRLKHIAHLGVATFGWSFKVRDLTLPDAPVRVELTGPSGDLWTWGDKTAADKIVGDAEDFCLVVIQRRHFKDTKLEVIGDTAEKWMSVAQVFAGPPAEGPKPGSFPKS; this comes from the coding sequence ATGAAGGCAATTTGCGAGGACCTGGCCGCCGAAGGCCAGGCATTGGACGACATTGTTGCAAATATCAGCGATGAAGAATGGGACATTGTAACGCCATTCGACGGTTGGACCGTCAAGGCGGAAATCGCCCACATTGCTTTTTTCGACTATATCGCCCGGTTGTCCGCTTCGGACAAGGAATCTTTCGACATGGAAATGACCAAGATGATCGAAAATTTCGACCGGCTTTTTGAAGTCACCCTGGAGCCCGGCATGAACCGGAGCAACCAGGAGCTTCTTTCGTGGTGGAGGGCGGAACGCAAGGCCATGATCGACGCCTATCTGGCATGCGATCCCAAGCAGCGCCTTCCCTGGCACATCCCCATGAGCGCCCGCTCCTCCGCTACGGCGCGGCTTATGGAAACCTGGGCCCACGGCCAGGACGTGGTGGACGCTCTGGGCGTCAAGCGGGAGGCCACGGACCGCTTAAAGCATATCGCACATCTTGGGGTAGCCACCTTTGGCTGGAGCTTCAAGGTTCGGGACCTGACGCTTCCTGACGCCCCAGTGCGGGTGGAATTGACAGGGCCTTCGGGCGACTTGTGGACCTGGGGCGATAAGACGGCCGCGGACAAAATTGTGGGCGACGCCGAGGATTTTTGTCTGGTGGTCATCCAGCGCCGGCATTTTAAGGATACCAAGCTGGAAGTGATTGGAGACACGGCGGAAAAATGGATGTCCGTGGCTCAGGTATTCGCCGGTCCTCCGGCGGAAGGCCCCAAGCCGGGCTCTTTTCCCAAGTCCTGA
- a CDS encoding acyl-CoA carboxylase subunit beta, producing the protein MGKWMDGFMDRLAAVHEQNLEGGGQDRIDLQHSLGKLTARERIDLLVDEGSFMEMGALVRDFREASGQISKPTPADGVVMGAAEIAGRQVMIYALDFTVMSGALGDQGAWKIAELVDMAGKEQVPIIGMFDGAGSRMSLKNGAIGLYGYARLIRNYCLYSGVIPQISLVLGPCTGPMAQIPVLSDFTIMNENTGFMWLGGERKSEDAGNADFHMEESGQVDLLAGSDEEAMELTRRLLEFMPQNCWEKPLTIASDDDPDRREEKLLTIMPDNPKFTYDMHEVIELIVDNGEFFEIKEDFAPNLIAGFARFDGMPVGIVASNPDELSGIMEPDSSDKYDRFMMFLDTFNIPLINISDTTAYPPGDKWERKGVIRHGAKNLHGYANVTTAKITLVLRRSYGGSNITMGCSKMGPDFIFAWPTAEFAPTGPESIVLAVFHKQLAKAKEDGNYDEVYDFLLSTLREQFSVMTFGKAYTHYYTVNEVIDPRDTRKRIVKALKASASKRELTPKKRRAIKPA; encoded by the coding sequence ATGGGAAAATGGATGGACGGGTTCATGGATCGGCTGGCCGCGGTTCATGAGCAGAACCTGGAAGGAGGAGGTCAGGATCGCATCGACCTGCAGCATAGCCTGGGCAAACTCACGGCCCGGGAGCGGATTGATCTTCTGGTGGACGAGGGTTCGTTCATGGAAATGGGCGCCCTGGTGCGGGATTTCCGGGAGGCCTCCGGCCAGATATCCAAGCCCACCCCGGCTGACGGCGTTGTCATGGGCGCCGCCGAAATCGCGGGCCGCCAGGTCATGATTTACGCCCTGGACTTCACGGTCATGTCCGGCGCCTTGGGGGATCAAGGGGCCTGGAAGATCGCCGAACTGGTGGACATGGCCGGCAAGGAGCAGGTTCCCATCATCGGAATGTTCGACGGCGCAGGCTCCCGGATGAGCCTGAAAAACGGCGCCATCGGCTTATACGGCTATGCACGGTTGATCCGCAACTACTGCCTGTATTCCGGGGTAATCCCCCAGATTTCCCTGGTCCTGGGCCCCTGCACCGGCCCCATGGCCCAGATTCCGGTCCTGTCCGACTTCACCATCATGAACGAAAACACGGGATTCATGTGGCTGGGAGGCGAACGGAAAAGCGAGGACGCGGGAAACGCGGACTTCCACATGGAGGAAAGCGGCCAGGTGGACCTTCTGGCTGGCAGCGACGAGGAGGCCATGGAGCTCACGCGGCGCCTGCTGGAATTCATGCCCCAAAACTGCTGGGAAAAGCCTTTGACAATCGCCTCGGACGACGACCCGGATCGCCGTGAGGAGAAATTGCTCACCATCATGCCGGACAACCCCAAGTTCACCTATGACATGCACGAGGTCATAGAGCTGATTGTGGACAATGGGGAATTTTTTGAAATCAAGGAGGATTTCGCGCCCAACCTGATTGCCGGATTCGCCCGGTTTGACGGCATGCCCGTGGGAATTGTGGCCAGCAACCCGGATGAATTGAGCGGCATCATGGAGCCGGACTCCTCGGACAAGTACGACCGCTTCATGATGTTTCTGGACACCTTCAACATTCCCCTTATCAACATTTCCGACACCACGGCCTATCCGCCCGGCGATAAGTGGGAACGCAAGGGCGTAATTCGCCACGGCGCCAAAAACCTCCATGGTTACGCCAACGTCACCACGGCGAAAATCACCCTGGTGCTGCGGCGTTCTTACGGGGGATCCAATATCACCATGGGCTGCTCCAAAATGGGGCCGGACTTTATTTTCGCATGGCCCACGGCGGAGTTCGCGCCCACCGGCCCTGAATCCATTGTGCTTGCCGTGTTCCATAAGCAATTGGCCAAAGCCAAGGAGGACGGCAACTATGACGAAGTCTACGACTTTCTCCTGAGCACGCTCAGGGAGCAATTCAGCGTCATGACTTTCGGCAAGGCCTACACCCATTATTACACGGTCAACGAAGTCATTGACCCAAGGGACACGCGAAAGCGCATCGTCAAAGCCTTGAAAGCCTCGGCCAGCAAGCGGGAACTCACGCCTAAGAAAAGAAGAGCCATCAAACCGGCCTGA
- a CDS encoding transposase, translating to MPRKSRLDAPGLLHHVMVRGIERKPIFADDQDRDALVDRLASVLPETQTACYAWVFMDNHAHFLFRSPPAGISHVMRRLMTGYAGYFNRRHFRHGPLFQNRLKSVLCQENAYFKELVRYIHLNPLRAGAVSDLKGLAAHRYCGHRVLLGKSPCPWQDAEFVLASFGGSLRASRKRYNDFVKAGLTMGRREDLTGGGLVRSLGGWDAVKAVFPSKESRQKSDQRILGDGDFVQSILNQAKENLSGKYLLAVKGIDKKTALEKASALFGVAPEWVLAKSRQRPLADARSLYCYWAAKKLGVSQPELARELGMSSGGVTHAVNRGRRIAMKNKYILDG from the coding sequence ATGCCTCGCAAATCCCGATTAGACGCGCCTGGATTATTGCATCATGTGATGGTCCGGGGCATCGAGCGCAAGCCGATCTTCGCCGACGACCAGGACCGGGACGCCCTGGTTGATCGCCTCGCATCTGTGCTGCCCGAAACCCAGACCGCATGCTACGCCTGGGTTTTCATGGACAATCACGCCCATTTTCTGTTCCGCAGCCCGCCCGCTGGAATCTCCCATGTCATGCGCCGCCTTATGACCGGATACGCCGGATATTTCAATCGCAGGCATTTCCGTCATGGCCCCTTGTTTCAAAATCGGTTAAAGTCCGTGCTTTGCCAGGAAAACGCCTATTTCAAGGAACTGGTCCGATACATTCATCTGAATCCCCTGAGAGCGGGAGCGGTTTCCGACCTCAAGGGCCTTGCAGCCCACCGGTATTGCGGTCATAGGGTCCTCCTGGGAAAAAGCCCATGCCCCTGGCAAGATGCGGAGTTTGTTTTGGCGTCTTTTGGAGGCTCCTTGCGCGCCTCCCGCAAGCGTTACAACGATTTTGTGAAGGCCGGGCTGACCATGGGCAGGCGAGAGGATCTGACAGGGGGCGGCCTGGTTCGGAGCCTGGGAGGATGGGACGCTGTGAAAGCCGTCTTTCCGTCCAAGGAGTCCAGGCAGAAAAGCGATCAGCGGATTTTGGGGGATGGGGATTTTGTGCAGTCGATCCTGAACCAGGCCAAGGAAAATCTTTCCGGCAAATACCTTTTGGCTGTCAAAGGCATCGACAAGAAAACGGCGTTGGAAAAGGCCTCGGCCCTTTTTGGCGTCGCGCCGGAGTGGGTTCTCGCCAAATCGCGGCAGCGGCCCCTGGCTGACGCCCGAAGTCTTTATTGCTATTGGGCGGCGAAAAAGTTGGGGGTGTCCCAGCCAGAACTTGCCCGCGAGTTGGGTATGTCCAGTGGAGGGGTAACCCATGCCGTGAATCGCGGCCGGAGAATAGCCATGAAAAACAAATATATATTGGATGGTTAA
- a CDS encoding acyl-CoA carboxylase subunit beta: protein MGATMDAAIQKYLDIQEKNKLGGGQEHIDRQHKRGKLTARERIDILVDPNSFKEVGTCVNTTGVRIDGRKSDAPCDGVLFGTARIHGRTVMVHSADFTVLGGSGGTQTLMKLARGNELAIQWGLPMIHLMDSSGGRLGYQDVPFAGIDWYFRTQGRYSGVIPQITVLMGPCIAGGAYLPTLCDLLLMSRISGTLWLGGPRQTQAATSEVYDENVGGADYHMQYTGTCDAVGDDDKETLLMCRDMLRYLPSNYRRKPPRWEKTDAPDRETPELANIVPDDFSQTYDMHDVIKAIADEGEYFEIKDEYAKNLICCFCRFDGRSVGLVANNPKYPGSALDVDACDKYYRFLQLLDAYSIPLVNLVDTPPLVPGEDEEVRGVLRHIGKVLDVYATATIPKIGVVLRQSYADAGSLFMSGLKGMGADITYAWPIAQFAVEASTMDYKEVLGDCIEEDVRETFWKYPREKVDAFDAAMSWSNQMVDEIILPKDTRKMIIEALIITEDKEETLPERSKRHGSAPS, encoded by the coding sequence ATGGGCGCAACAATGGATGCAGCCATTCAAAAATATTTGGATATACAGGAAAAAAACAAGCTGGGAGGCGGACAGGAGCATATTGACCGCCAGCATAAAAGAGGCAAGTTAACCGCACGCGAACGCATTGATATCCTGGTTGATCCCAACTCGTTCAAGGAAGTGGGAACCTGCGTAAACACCACGGGCGTCCGCATTGACGGCAGAAAGTCGGACGCCCCCTGCGACGGGGTGCTTTTCGGCACAGCCCGGATACACGGCAGGACCGTAATGGTCCATTCCGCGGACTTCACCGTCCTGGGCGGCTCCGGGGGAACCCAAACCCTCATGAAGCTGGCAAGGGGCAACGAGCTTGCCATCCAGTGGGGCCTTCCCATGATCCACTTGATGGACTCATCAGGCGGGCGGCTGGGCTACCAGGACGTGCCTTTCGCCGGCATAGACTGGTATTTTCGGACGCAGGGCCGGTACTCCGGAGTGATTCCCCAGATTACGGTGCTTATGGGGCCGTGCATTGCCGGCGGCGCTTATCTGCCCACCCTGTGCGACCTCTTGCTCATGAGCCGGATTTCGGGAACCCTGTGGCTGGGCGGGCCTCGCCAGACCCAGGCGGCCACGTCGGAAGTCTATGACGAAAACGTGGGCGGCGCCGACTATCACATGCAATATACGGGCACCTGCGACGCAGTGGGAGACGATGACAAGGAAACCCTGCTCATGTGCAGGGACATGCTCCGGTATCTGCCCTCCAACTATCGCCGCAAGCCCCCCAGGTGGGAAAAAACCGACGCCCCGGACCGGGAAACCCCCGAACTGGCGAACATCGTCCCGGACGACTTTTCCCAGACCTATGACATGCACGACGTCATCAAAGCCATCGCGGATGAGGGCGAGTATTTTGAAATCAAGGACGAATACGCCAAAAACCTGATCTGCTGTTTCTGCCGGTTCGACGGCCGATCCGTGGGCCTTGTGGCCAACAATCCCAAATACCCCGGAAGCGCGCTGGATGTGGATGCCTGCGACAAGTACTACCGCTTTCTGCAGCTTTTGGATGCATACAGCATCCCCCTGGTGAATCTGGTGGACACGCCGCCGCTCGTCCCGGGAGAGGATGAGGAGGTGCGCGGAGTGCTCCGGCACATAGGCAAGGTTCTGGACGTATACGCCACGGCGACCATTCCCAAAATCGGGGTGGTGCTCAGGCAATCTTACGCAGACGCCGGCAGCCTGTTTATGAGCGGCCTCAAGGGGATGGGTGCGGACATCACCTACGCCTGGCCCATCGCCCAGTTTGCGGTGGAGGCTTCCACCATGGATTACAAGGAAGTCCTGGGAGATTGCATTGAGGAGGATGTGCGGGAAACTTTCTGGAAATACCCCAGAGAAAAAGTCGACGCCTTTGATGCGGCCATGTCCTGGTCCAACCAGATGGTGGACGAAATCATTCTGCCCAAGGACACGAGGAAAATGATCATCGAAGCCCTGATCATCACCGAGGACAAGGAAGAAACCCTGCCGGAAAGAAGCAAGCGGCATGGGTCAGCGCCGTCCTGA
- a CDS encoding acyl-CoA dehydrogenase family protein: protein MEFQFTEKELAFRAELEAFIKSALPPDWQERARSWPGGYGAMEYDSEQDRQDAEIFKQKMVDEGWFTVSWPKEYGGRGLSNMEQAIYFERTSYYRAPSLNIATAIMGPTILQIGTEENKEDWVPGIARGEIEMWLGYSEPDAGSDLASIRTTAVREGDEYVLNGQKIWSSLAHASNYGWVIARTDPDGHRHRSVSILVVDNNTPGVAIRPLINIIGVHSFNEVFFDNVRVPARNLIGQENMGFYYLMTALDFERLIVNIGAFKHGLEMLCDYVKQTERGGKPLGKDPHVRRKLAEIAARVEIAYLFYWRTATLLDRGKIPSVESSALKLVTTELSRMLANASMEILGPYSLLMDPTQGAPMNGMAPRGYLDCISATIGAGTSEIQRNIIATRGLGLPSK, encoded by the coding sequence ATGGAATTTCAATTCACGGAAAAAGAATTGGCTTTCAGAGCTGAACTGGAAGCATTCATCAAAAGCGCCCTCCCCCCGGACTGGCAGGAACGAGCCAGAAGCTGGCCCGGCGGATACGGCGCCATGGAATATGATTCCGAACAGGATCGGCAAGACGCGGAAATCTTCAAGCAAAAAATGGTGGATGAAGGCTGGTTTACGGTCTCCTGGCCCAAGGAATACGGAGGCCGGGGCCTCTCCAACATGGAGCAGGCCATCTATTTTGAACGCACCAGCTACTACCGCGCCCCCAGCTTGAACATTGCCACGGCCATCATGGGGCCCACTATCCTGCAGATAGGCACGGAGGAAAACAAGGAAGACTGGGTCCCTGGAATCGCCAGGGGCGAAATTGAAATGTGGCTGGGATACAGCGAGCCTGACGCAGGGTCCGACCTGGCTTCCATCCGGACCACGGCCGTCCGTGAAGGGGACGAATACGTTCTCAACGGCCAGAAAATCTGGAGCAGCCTGGCCCACGCCTCCAATTACGGCTGGGTCATCGCGCGCACCGACCCGGACGGGCATCGCCACCGGAGCGTGAGCATCCTGGTGGTGGACAACAATACCCCCGGGGTCGCCATTCGCCCTCTCATTAACATTATAGGCGTGCACTCGTTCAACGAAGTGTTTTTTGACAATGTGCGCGTTCCCGCCCGAAACCTCATAGGGCAGGAAAACATGGGCTTTTACTACCTCATGACCGCCCTGGATTTCGAAAGGCTCATCGTGAATATCGGCGCCTTCAAACACGGCCTGGAAATGCTTTGCGACTACGTAAAGCAGACGGAACGGGGCGGCAAGCCTCTCGGCAAAGATCCCCACGTGCGGAGAAAGCTGGCCGAAATCGCCGCAAGGGTGGAGATTGCCTATCTTTTCTATTGGAGAACCGCCACCCTGCTGGACCGGGGGAAGATTCCCAGCGTGGAGTCCTCGGCCCTCAAGCTGGTCACCACCGAGTTGAGCCGAATGCTGGCCAACGCCAGCATGGAAATCCTCGGCCCATACAGTCTGTTGATGGACCCCACCCAGGGCGCGCCCATGAACGGCATGGCGCCCAGGGGATACCTGGACTGCATCTCCGCCACCATCGGCGCCGGAACCTCGGAGATCCAACGCAATATCATCGCCACGCGGGGGCTGGGGCTGCCGTCCAAGTAA
- a CDS encoding acetyl-CoA carboxylase biotin carboxyl carrier protein, with protein MAKKQVKAKMSGVFYRKPAPEEPPYCEVGDVVKKKQILGLLETMKVFQKVKSTADGTIVEILAENEQTLKDGDVMFVIET; from the coding sequence ATGGCAAAGAAACAGGTCAAAGCAAAGATGTCCGGGGTTTTTTATCGCAAACCCGCTCCCGAGGAGCCCCCTTATTGCGAGGTAGGGGACGTGGTGAAGAAAAAACAAATTCTGGGGCTCTTGGAAACCATGAAGGTTTTTCAAAAGGTCAAATCCACGGCCGACGGAACCATTGTGGAGATCCTTGCGGAAAACGAACAAACCCTCAAAGACGGGGACGTGATGTTTGTCATTGAAACCTGA
- a CDS encoding MaoC family dehydratase yields the protein MVGKVEVVVNEENKKVCRITSHRRTLSETDIVNFVNLVGLHEPPFIDMEFVQQTLPGLHNKRFAPAPLLISLGMGLIATRIMDVINTLAQEENLGAFHGMVGLEAVVKYPAFPGDTLQVEVEAYVDRVTSKGKYLVNLKHVVKNQDGIPVTIFTEKVMFEPKKD from the coding sequence ATGGTAGGAAAAGTTGAGGTGGTTGTGAACGAGGAAAACAAGAAGGTCTGCCGCATAACCTCTCACCGGAGGACTCTATCCGAAACCGACATTGTCAATTTTGTAAACCTGGTCGGGCTGCACGAGCCCCCTTTTATCGATATGGAGTTTGTCCAGCAAACCCTGCCGGGCCTGCATAATAAACGGTTCGCTCCCGCGCCTTTGCTGATTTCGCTGGGCATGGGCCTGATCGCGACCAGAATCATGGACGTCATCAATACCCTGGCCCAGGAGGAAAACCTGGGCGCCTTCCACGGCATGGTGGGGCTGGAGGCCGTGGTGAAATATCCGGCCTTTCCCGGCGACACCCTGCAGGTGGAGGTGGAGGCCTATGTGGACCGCGTGACGTCAAAGGGCAAATATTTGGTGAACCTGAAGCATGTTGTAAAAAATCAGGACGGCATTCCGGTTACCATCTTCACCGAAAAAGTCATGTTCGAGCCAAAGAAAGATTAA
- a CDS encoding acyl-CoA dehydrogenase family protein, with amino-acid sequence MDLDLTKEQGFIKSSAREFLKKECPVSTVREMRDDPEGFSRDVWKKMAVLGWQGIMIPEEYDGMGGDFLDLALILEAMGEVCCNGPFFSTVALGATAIINLGTEEQKKELLPQISKGNLILSLAVAEPQQWYGLDDIQTTLTDTGQDLVLNGAKLFVENAHISDYILCVAQGPGKGLSVVMVDPRSPGVQSSPLSTFAYEKQCNATFKNVLIPRANILGTMGEMREDLEGLLEFAALAKCLETVGVLQAAFEQSVEYAKSRKQFGRAIGSFQAIQHHCANMVVDVDGARFISYQAAWRVARGLPASAEISMAKAWTGEAAKRVTALSHQIHGAISFCDEFDLHFYYRKAKACEAAFGDVQYHLDKTADRLGLV; translated from the coding sequence ATGGATTTGGATTTGACCAAGGAACAAGGCTTTATCAAGTCGTCGGCCCGGGAGTTTTTAAAAAAGGAATGCCCGGTCTCCACGGTGCGGGAAATGCGCGACGACCCGGAGGGCTTCTCCCGGGACGTCTGGAAAAAAATGGCGGTCCTGGGCTGGCAGGGAATCATGATTCCCGAGGAATACGATGGCATGGGAGGCGATTTCCTGGACCTCGCCCTCATCCTGGAAGCCATGGGCGAAGTCTGCTGCAACGGGCCTTTTTTCTCCACCGTGGCGCTTGGCGCTACGGCTATTATAAATTTGGGAACCGAAGAGCAAAAAAAGGAGCTGCTCCCCCAAATTTCCAAAGGGAATCTCATTTTGTCCCTGGCGGTCGCCGAACCGCAGCAGTGGTACGGGCTGGACGATATTCAAACCACGCTTACGGACACCGGCCAGGATTTGGTTCTCAACGGCGCCAAACTTTTTGTGGAGAACGCCCATATCTCCGACTACATCCTCTGCGTTGCACAAGGGCCGGGCAAGGGTTTAAGCGTGGTGATGGTGGATCCCCGCAGCCCCGGCGTCCAGAGCTCCCCCCTGAGCACCTTTGCTTACGAAAAACAATGCAATGCAACGTTTAAGAATGTGCTTATCCCGCGCGCTAACATCCTGGGAACGATGGGGGAAATGCGGGAAGACCTGGAAGGCCTCCTGGAGTTCGCGGCATTGGCGAAATGCCTCGAAACAGTGGGCGTCCTCCAGGCGGCCTTCGAGCAAAGCGTGGAATACGCCAAATCCCGCAAGCAGTTCGGCCGGGCCATAGGCAGCTTCCAGGCCATCCAGCACCACTGCGCCAACATGGTCGTGGATGTGGACGGCGCCCGCTTCATTTCCTATCAGGCGGCATGGCGAGTGGCCAGGGGGCTTCCCGCTTCCGCGGAAATCTCCATGGCAAAGGCCTGGACCGGAGAAGCGGCCAAAAGGGTGACCGCCCTGAGCCATCAGATTCATGGGGCGATTTCCTTTTGCGACGAATTCGACCTGCATTTTTATTATCGAAAAGCCAAGGCCTGCGAAGCCGCTTTCGGCGACGTGCAGTATCATCTGGACAAAACGGCTGACCGGTTAGGGCTCGTGTAG